One Tenebrio molitor chromosome 2, icTenMoli1.1, whole genome shotgun sequence genomic region harbors:
- the LOC138124359 gene encoding ubiquitin-conjugating enzyme E2 H-like isoform X1 translates to MMNPAIPNHRIKIDVMRLIENKFDVTTFDNYRNLIVKFYGPADTPYEGGVWRVRVLLPDNYPFKSPSVGFDTQIFHPNVDQISGTICLDVLNQKWTALYDLVIIFDTFLPQLLKNPNPDDPLNHCAAMVLTRTPERYKYVVAKHVQEFANPEKVKQWERGEDVEQESGISDLSDNEEDG, encoded by the exons ATG ATGAACCCCGCCATCCCCAACCACCGTATTAAGATCGACGTGATGAGGCTGATCGAGAACAAATTCGACGTGACGACGTTCGACAACTACCGCAACTTGATCGTGAAATTTTACGGCCCTGCGGACACCCCCTACGAGGGCGGAGTGTGGCGAGTCCGGGTCCTCCTCCCCGACAACTACCCCTTCAAGTCGCCGAGCGTCGGCTTCGACACGCAGATCTTCCACCCGAACGTCGACCAGATATCGGGGACAATCTGTCTCGACGTCCTCAACCAGAAGTGGACGGCGCTCTACGACCTGGTGATCATCTTCGACACGTTCCTGCCGCAGTTGCTCAAAAACCCGAACCCGGACGACCCTCTCAACCACTGCGCGGCGATGGTGTTGACCAGGACGCCGGAGAGGTACAAGTACGTGGTGGCCAAGCATGTGCAGGAGTTCGCCAATCCGGAGAAGGTGAAGCAGTGGGAGAGAGGCGAGGATGTGGAGCAGGAGTCCGGCATATCGGACCTGTCGGACAACGAGGAGGATGGCTGA
- the LOC138124359 gene encoding ubiquitin-conjugating enzyme E2 H-like isoform X2 — protein sequence MNPAIPNHRIKIDVMRLIENKFDVTTFDNYRNLIVKFYGPADTPYEGGVWRVRVLLPDNYPFKSPSVGFDTQIFHPNVDQISGTICLDVLNQKWTALYDLVIIFDTFLPQLLKNPNPDDPLNHCAAMVLTRTPERYKYVVAKHVQEFANPEKVKQWERGEDVEQESGISDLSDNEEDG from the coding sequence ATGAACCCCGCCATCCCCAACCACCGTATTAAGATCGACGTGATGAGGCTGATCGAGAACAAATTCGACGTGACGACGTTCGACAACTACCGCAACTTGATCGTGAAATTTTACGGCCCTGCGGACACCCCCTACGAGGGCGGAGTGTGGCGAGTCCGGGTCCTCCTCCCCGACAACTACCCCTTCAAGTCGCCGAGCGTCGGCTTCGACACGCAGATCTTCCACCCGAACGTCGACCAGATATCGGGGACAATCTGTCTCGACGTCCTCAACCAGAAGTGGACGGCGCTCTACGACCTGGTGATCATCTTCGACACGTTCCTGCCGCAGTTGCTCAAAAACCCGAACCCGGACGACCCTCTCAACCACTGCGCGGCGATGGTGTTGACCAGGACGCCGGAGAGGTACAAGTACGTGGTGGCCAAGCATGTGCAGGAGTTCGCCAATCCGGAGAAGGTGAAGCAGTGGGAGAGAGGCGAGGATGTGGAGCAGGAGTCCGGCATATCGGACCTGTCGGACAACGAGGAGGATGGCTGA
- the LOC138124284 gene encoding adenylate cyclase type 10-like — MRVRWNTYGINLLRETDIKRKIELTQIKRQIEILSTFMPDEILNMPLTELDEVHTYVGVLLFADVSGFTPLCEKYNKTGKGGIYRLTATLNAYIGALVEVITFYGGDILKFSGDAFLALWKAPPDLRLFEVIHKVIVCALFIQNTLGCFETEVNVLLKVKLAIACGNLTFSVIGNQSHRHYIITGQAISDVKCAERVSVSGDVVVAPSAWGHLAEDNYEVTYGPDGNVKVWNCIYFPNQAALKEFYLQKSPVAHTLCVKHLEHRSQLHEKRRIDDATTDSKITESFIAGLPERPTVKIAALRWIPNDLNPFIVRPVQSQVEEKQPIEYLTEMRQVTIQFINIVPTTFQDNKLVAMVNKAYQIVCKIVSTVRGVVNKVSLFDKDCMILVLFGLRGIEHEVESQNALKSAFAIRKTIKRLTSVKMISIGVTNGLVYCGVVGHPFRREYTVIGGAVNKAARIMCAYEGKVTCDHETYKSCKLSSLYFQVQSAMKLKGIADAGHIFEYNEDFDKMAIEDKQVMPLIGRYMEVGVADVILEQPEVAGWTSICFKGESKVGKTKLLQEIHKRWASYKYVCSLALNEALQRPYYTVSTVYQQLYDIMSRFHPKVIADLPRHLWDLNEILQAKSSTSIIDSGGNKEKLQQNFLKVCKVNAKIVVFIDNVQFIDNRSLELLETVLQKKLIALVCAGCFEDNTTWNTMWKLSLSNQIKVFNIEPLPPTHIALLMCNFLNVKGVSKKLIVLINKTCEGRPGWVQACLLKMINNGELEVKYASTNEGEYAFLDDTDEKAIVLVAGFSKKYLEHSEETSTAVTLDLFDSFSPYQQLIIKTAAVLGEIFTRTTLIVLLKYPNENMLATAMKTLFEEEVLDCASRYVNSGGLQEKKNVCLCYMEDEEYDTESELPRYAFCKVLHFKSRNIKLLAYELLPLNQKKELHLRITDLLENQNNSCPNCLRDNSASIISVRRFKDLIKYCHDQKYIWAEKFNEAERPIEDYKALIREYVHNPPVFSPGTRKKHWKHADIPKRRVWDPTACFCLEIMTKVYRDLIHHSHCAQHLGKKIFFMLEYSVILFTMCEFEEAIPILQEASELCMVQTNKSYIFTGNFKTMMMGKIHCLLGYVYLKLGNNAAAKNHAILSLRQYNVPLISFKYTLPYMLLNKAWFLRFGRVFNSITRQDNPLIKLDFGLCMGLISHIFAAEGCWNLAKQAAARSVSCLRRTNPNIDVLCDVYTSAVYLYSFCGDMHICEKLERCFNKDVLKYYSNNITHELYAISTVISVLFQVKVLSGYIIESLQLGYRCVYLQMSIQAHYSMAEVVPTLATVLLSMQRIDEAVYMGRILFDIGRKYHSQGYVGYYAFCIELLVETNFCLEPIQKIEQFAAQFLDPRKRYSSFGNKLIINMYCYYLRNAPAHAPAWKKNYNWEDGESHKVMSLYNTVRYTECILLEHVRCLEQKKPLLQVEIDEAQNCFNKLKIAANKWPVFKPRYLHLRAYYCRINNKISQTVRFLKKANKAASEQGNILEECWTMLHSTCWFGGYAFDKSAVKHLDWKLAKTYTPLQWCQVLYPLPIY, encoded by the exons ATGCGAGTAAGATGGAACACCTACGGGATAAATCTGTTGCGCGAGACCGACATCAAACGCAAGATCGAGCTGACCCAAATCAAGCGCCAGATCGAGATCCTGTCGACGTTCATGCCCGACGAGATCCTCAACATGCCTCTGACCGAACTGGACGAAGTGCACACCTACGTGGGCGTCCTCCTCTTCGCCGACGTCTCCGGCTTCACTCCTTTGTGTGAGAAGTACAACAAAACCGGTAAAGGAGGAATCTATCGGCTGACCGCCACGCTGAACGCCTACATCGGAGCACTAGTCGAAGTGATAACGTTCTACGGAGGCGACATCTTGAAGTTCTCCGGTGACGCATTCCTCGCCTTGTGGAAGGCCCCGCCGGATCTGCGCCTCTTCGAGGTGATCCACAAGGTGATAGTGTGCGCCCTCTTCATCCAGAACACTTTGGGATGCTTCGAGACGGAAGTCAACGTCCTGCTGAAGGTCAAACTGGCGATAGCTTGCGGAAACTTGACCTTCTCGGTGATCGGGAACCAGTCGCACCGTCACTACATCATCACCGGTCAAGCCATCAGCGACGTGAAGTGCGCAGAGCGCGTCAGCGTCTCCGGGGATGTGGTCGTGGCGCCCAGCGCGTGGGGGCACTTGGCAGAAGACAACTACGAAGTCACTTACGGACCTGACGGGAACGTCAAG GTCTGGAATTGCATCTACTTCCCGAACCAAGCAGCTCTGAAGGAGTTCTACCTCCAGAAGAGTCCCGTGGCGCACACGTTGTGCGTCAAGCATCTAGAGCACAGGAGTCAGCTGCACGAGAAGAGAAGAATCGACGATGCCACCACCGACAGTAAGATCACCGAAAGCTTCATCGCCGGACTTCCGGAGAGGCCGACCGTGAAGATTGCAGCTCTGCGGTGGATCCCCAACGACTTGAACCCGTTCATCGTGCGCCCCGTTCAAAGCCAAGTCGAAGAAAAACAACCCATCGAGTACCTGACCGAGATGCGACAGGTGACGATTCAGTTCATCAACATAGTACCGACCACCTTCCAAGACAACAAACTGGTAGCGATGGTCAACAAAGCGTACCAGATCGTGTGCAAGATCGTGTCGACGGTGCGAGGAGTCGTCAACAAGGTCTCCCTCTTCGACAAAGACTGCATGATCCTGGTGCTGTTCGGGCTGCGAGGCATCGAGCACGAAGTGGAGAGTCAAAACGCCCTCAAGTCGGCGTTCGCGATTCGAAAAACGATCAAGCGACTCACCTCCGTCAAGATGATCTCGATCGGCGTCACCAACGGTCTGGTCTACTGCGGCGTGGTGGGGCACCCTTTCCGCAGAGAGTACACCGTGATAGGGGGCGCCGTGAACAAAGCCGCACGCATAATGTGCGCCTACGAGGGCAAAGTCACTTGCGACCACGAGACCTACAAGAGTTGCAAGCTGTCGTCGCTCTACTTCCAAGTCCAGTCGGCTATGAAGCTCAAGGGGATAGCCGACGCGGGCCACATCTTCGAGTACAACGAGGACTTCGACAAGATGGCGATCGAGGACAAGCAAGTGATGCCGCTGATCGGGCGTTACATGGAGGTGGGCGTGGCCGACGTGATCTTGGAACAACCGGAAGTGGCCGGCTGGACCAGCATTTGCTTCAAGGGGGAGTCGAAAGTGGGGAAGACCAAGTTGTTGCAAGAGATACACAAGCGGTGGGCCTCGTACAAGTACGTGTGTTCGCTGGCGTTGAACGAGGCTCTCCAGAGACCCTACTACACCGTTTCAACCGTCTACCAACAACTCTACGACATCATGTCGAGGTTTCACCCCAAAGTGATCGCCGACTTGCCCAGACACCTCTGGGATCTCAACGAGATCCTCCAAGCCAAGTCCAGCACGTCGATCATCGACAGCGGAGGCAACAAGGAAAAACTCCAGCAGAACTTTCTGAAAGTGTGCAAGGTGAACGCCAAGATCGTGGTGTTCATAGACAACGTGCAGTTCATCGACAACCGGAGTCTCGAGCTTTTGGAGACTGTCCTCCAAAAGAAGTTGATCGCTCTGGTGTGCGCCGGCTGTTTCGAAGACAACACCACTTGGAACACCATGTGGAAGTTGTCGCTGAGCAACCAGATCAAAGTGTTCAACATCGAACCTCTGCCACCCACGCACATCGCACTTTTGATGTGCAACTTTCTGAACGTCAAGGGCGTATCCAAGAAACTCATAGTTTTGATCAACAAGACCTGCGAGGGTCGCCCGGGATGGGTCCAGGCGTGCTTGTTGAAGATGATCAACAACGGCGAGTTGGAAGTGAAGTATGCCTCGACCAACGAAGGCGAATACGCCTTCCTGGACGACACCGACGAAAAAGCGATAGTACTGGTGGCAGGTTTCTCCAAGAAGTACCTGGAGCACAGCGAGGAGACCTCGACTGCCGTCACTCTGGACCTGTTCGACTCCTTCTCGCCTTACCAGCAGCTGATCATCAAAACTGCGGCGGTCTTGGGCGAGATCTTCACCAGGACCACTCTGATAGTGCTGTTGAAGTACCCCAACGAGAACATGCTGGCGACTGCGATGAAAACGCTGTTCGAGGAAGAAGTGCTCGATTGCGCCTCGAGATACGTCAATTCTGGCGGCCTCCAAGAAAAAAAGAACGTCTGTTTGTGTTACATGGAGGACGAAGAGTACGACACCGAGTCGGAGCTTCCGAGGTACGCTTTCTGTAAAGTGTTGCATTTCAAGAGCCGCAACATCAAGCTGTTGGCGTACGAGCTTTTGCCGCTCAACCAGAAGAAAGAGCTCCACTTGAGGATCACCGATTTGCTAGAGAATCAAAACAATTCTTGTCCGAATTGTCTCCGCGACAACTCCGCGTCGATCATCAGCGTGCGCCGCTTCAAAGACTTGATCAAGTACTGCCACGACCAGAAGTACATCTGGGCGGAGAAGTTCAACGAGGCGGAGCGCCCCATAGAGGATTACAAAGCGCTGATCCGCGAGTACGTCCACAATCCCCCGGTTTTCTCGCCGGGAACCAGGAAGAAACACTGGAAGCACGCGGACATACCGAAGAGGCGAGTCTGGGACCCCACCGCGTGCTTTTGTTTGGAGATCATGACCAAAGTCTACCGCGACTTGATCCACCACAGTCACTGCGCCCAACATCTGGGCAAGAAGATCTTCTTTATGCTGGAGTACAGCGTGATCCTCTTCACCATGTGCGAGTTCGAAGAGGCCATCCCGATTCTGCAGGAGGCGAGCGAACTGTGCATGGTACAAACGAACAAATCTTACATCTTCACGGGGAACTTCAAGACGATGATGATGGGCAAGATACACTGCCTGCTAGGCTACGTGTACTTGAAACTGGGCAACAACGCCGCCGCCAAGAACCACGCCATCCTCAGCTTGCGCCAGTACAACGTACCTCTGATTTCGTTCAAGTACACTCTGCCCTACATGCTGCTGAACAAGGCGTGGTTCCTCAGATTCGGACGAGTCTTCAACAGCATCACCAGACAAGACAATCCCTTGATCAAGCTCGACTTCGGGCTCTGCATGGGCTTGATCAGCCACATCTTCGCCGCCGAAGGGTGTTGGAATCTTGCCAAACAAGCCGCCGCAAGAAGCGTGTCTTGTTTGAGGCGCACCAACCCCAACATAGACGTCCTGTGCGACGTCTACACCAGCGCCGTCTACTTGTACAGCTTCTGCGGAGACATGCACATCTGCGAGAAGCTGGAGCGGTGCTTCAACAAAGACGTCCTCAAGTACTACTCCAACAACATAACGCACGAGCTCTACGCCATCTCGACGGTGATTTCTGTGCTGTTTCAAGTGAAAGTGCTGAGCGGCTACATCATCGAGTCGCTGCAGCTGGGCTACAGATGCGTCTACCTCCAAATGAGCATCCAGGCGCACTACTCGATGGCCGAAGTGGTACCGACGCTGGCGACGGTCTTGCTGAGCATGCAACGAATCGACGAGGCGGTCTACATGGGGCGCATCTTGTTCGACATCGGCAGAAAGTACCACTCGCAAGGTTACGTCGGCTACTACGCCTTCTGCATCGAGCTTCTCGTCGAGACGAATTTTTGTCTGGAACCGATCCAGAAAATCGAGCAGTTCGCGGCTCAGTTTCTTGACCCGCGAAAGCGTTACTCCAGTTTTGGCAACAAACTCATCATCAACATGTACTGCTACTATCTGAGGAACGCCCCCGCGCACGCCCCAGCTTGGAAGAAGAACTACAACTGGGAGGACGGCGAGAGTCACAAGGTGATGAGCTTGTACAACACTGTCAGATACACCGAGTGCATCCTCCTGGAGCACGTGCGCTGTTTGGAGCAGAAGAAACCGCTGCTGCAGGTCGAGATCGACGAAGCGCAGAACTGTTTCAACAAGTTGAAAATTGCAGCCAACAAGTGGCCGGTTTTCAAACCCAGGTATCTACACCTGAGGGCTTATTACTGCAGGATCAACAACAAAATCTCGCAAACTGTCAGGTTTTTGAAAAAGGCTAACAAGGCGGCGTCCGAGCAGGGCAACATTTTGGAAGAGTGTTGGACCATGTTGCACTCCACGTGTTGGTTTGGGGGTTACGCTTTCGACAAGAGCGCGGTCAAGCATCTCGATTGGAAGCTGGCCAAGACGTATACGCCACTGCAGTGGTGCCAAGTGTTGTACCCGTTACCTATTTACTGA
- the Pgi gene encoding glucose-6-phosphate isomerase isoform X1, whose translation MRFWFGSARFARLKFFVYAYQTLRCACPTEGDEHANKSSPQSQGVTLTTDSMEVGPLTSEPTWQQLQDFYDKNSSKLVIKDLFEQDPNRFKNFSLKLDTPHDGDILLDYSKNRITSEVLKLLLALARARKLEEARDAMFAGQKINFTEDRAVLHTALRNRSNKPILVDGKDVTPDVNAVLEHMKQFTNSVLSGQWKGYTGKPITDVVNIGIGGSDLGPLMVTEALKAYGRGLRLHFVSNIDGTHLAEVLKKVDAESVLFIIASKTFTTQETITNATSAKQWFLNHAKDPAAVAKHFVALSTNAPKVTEFGIDPANMFGFWDWVGGRYSLWSAIGLSISLAVGFENFLQLLEGAHYLDNHFRTAPLEQNAPVILALLGVWYHNFYGAETHALLPYDQYLHRFAAYFQQGDMESNGKYVTRSGARVNYTTGPIVWGEPGTNGQHAFYQLIHQGTRVIPADFIAPAQSLNPINNGLHHKILLSNFLAQTEALMAGKSVDQARQELQKQGLQGEALEKILPHKVFEGNRPTNSIVVKRITPFTLGVLIALYEHKIFTQGVIWNINSFDQWGVELGKQLAKAIEPELQDNKPVSSHDSSTNGLINFIKANQ comes from the exons ATGAGATTCTGGTTTGGTTCGGCTCGTTTTGCACGTTTAAAATTCTTCGTCTACGCTTATCAGACCTTGCGGTGCGCATGCCCCACAGAGGGCGACGAACATGCCAATAAATCGTCCCCGCAATCGCAAGGTGTGACTTTGACAACTGACAGCATGGAAGTGGGACCCTTAACTTCAGAGCCGACTTGGCAACAACTCCAGGATTTCTACGACAAGAACTCCTCAAAGCTGGTCATAAAAGACCTGTTCGAGCAGGACCCGAACAGGTTTAAGAATTTCAG CTTGAAACTCGACACTCCGCACGATGGCGACATTCTTCTCGATTATTCGAAGAACCGCATCACCTCGGAGGTGCTCAAGCTTCTCTTGGCCCTGGCCCGCGCGCGCAAGCTCGAGGAGGCCCGCGATGCCATGTTCGCCGGACAAAAGATCAACTTCACGGAGGACAGGGCCGTGCTTCACACCGCTCTGCGTAACCGCTCCAACAAGCCCATCCTGGTGGACGGCAAAGACGTGACTCCCGACGTCAACGCCGTCCTGGAACACATGAAACAATTCACAAACTCCGTCCTGAGCGGCCAGTGGAAAGG TTACACAGGAAAACCGATCACCGACGTCGTCAACATCGGCATCGGGGGCTCAGACTTGGGACCGCTGATGGTGACCGAGGCGCTGAAAGCGTACGGCCGAGGCTTGAGACTCCACTTCGTCTCCAACATCGACGGCACGCACTTGGCCGAGGTGCTCAAGAAGGTCGACGCCGAGTCGGTTCTCTTCATCATCGCATCGAAGACTTTCACCACGCAGGAGACCATCACGAATGCCACGTCGGCCAAACAGTGGTTTTTGAATCACGCCAAAGAt CCGGCGGCTGTCGCCAAGCATTTCGTCGCGTTGAGCACGAACGCCCCCAAAGTGACAGAGTTCGGCATCGATCCTGCCAACATGTTTGGGTTCTGGGACTGGGTCGGGGGAAGGTACTCGCTGTGGTCCGCCATCGGACTCAGCATTTCGTTGGCCGTGGGCTTTGAAAACTTCCTGCAGTTGCTGGAGGGGGCCCACTACCTCGATAATCATTTCAGGACGGCTCCGTTGGAACAGAAT GCTCCCGTGATCCTCGCCCTTTTGGGTGTCTGGTACCACAACTTCTACGGCGCCGAGACCCACGCCCTGCTGCCCTACGACCAGTACCTGCACCGCTTCGCCGCCTACTTCCAGCAGGGCGACATGGAGAGCAACGGCAAGTACGTCACGCGCAGCGGGGCCAGG GTGAACTACACCACCGGCCCCATCGTGTGGGGCGAGCCCGGGACCAACGGCCAGCACGCCTTCTACCAGCTGATCCACCAAGGGACCAGAGTCATCCCCGCCGATTTCATAGCCCCGGCCCAGTCCCTCAACCCCATCAATAACGGACTGCACCATAAAATACTGCTGTCCAATTTCTTGGCCCAGACCGAGGCGCTCATGGCCGGCAAGAGCGTCGACCAAGCCAGGCAGGAACTGCAAAAGCAGGGTTTGCAAGGGGAGGCGCTCGAGAAGATCCTGCCCCACAAGGTCTTCGAGGGGAACAGGCCCACCAACAGCATCGTCGTCAAGAGGATTACGCCGTTCACTTTGGGGGTTCTGATAG CGCTCTACGAACACAAAATCTTCACGCAAGGTGTCATCTGGAACATCAACTCGTTCGACCAGTGGGGAGTGGAGCTGGGGAAACAGTTGGCGAAGGCGATCGAGCCGGAGTTGCAAGACAACAAACCGGTCTCATCCCATGACTCCTCGACCAACGGTCTCATCAACTTCATCAAGGCCAACCAATAA
- the Pgi gene encoding uncharacterized protein Pgi isoform X2: MRRHHIPEVPLVQIKDFGDLDRHHRRVKLIAEGAVKNNVNLSEVVTVFEMERLLAVGQIHRHRPVRNEVDVLVESVRFDDVVVRQKNLVLEHRHQSADHLFGRPLEQLDFVDEIPAAVQQHFVAEVLRERVQDEVLHEKLLLEAVLVVHEEPLSQHLGQLLRHHVLVELVDELLVFGFGDVDGAEELEDDGDDVDVRGDPRHQDQREDELFDGVVGADVAFAGAEEVADGAEQALDVDVVEGAAVVAETLPEDPRVGEGVAEVVTDGRDQVQHARPPVDDDQHDQGYGGALGDGLANPEEAEHVAEEHRHGVESDEAETVQLRDRDPDVEVVGDGEQVFDDRDVGDLVEEAVGDRDEVIEEAPVILALLGVWYHNFYGAETHALLPYDQYLHRFAAYFQQGDMESNGKYVTRSGARVNYTTGPIVWGEPGTNGQHAFYQLIHQGTRVIPADFIAPAQSLNPINNGLHHKILLSNFLAQTEALMAGKSVDQARQELQKQGLQGEALEKILPHKVFEGNRPTNSIVVKRITPFTLGVLIALYEHKIFTQGVIWNINSFDQWGVELGKQLAKAIEPELQDNKPVSSHDSSTNGLINFIKANQ; the protein is encoded by the exons ATGCGTCGCCACCACATACCAGAAGTCCCTCTTGTCCAAATAAAAGACTTCGGTGATCTCGACCGCCATCACCGACGCGTGAAACTGATCGCCGAAGGTGCCGTGAAGAACAACGTGAACCTCTCCGAAGTGGTGACCGTCTTCGAGATGGAACGCCTCCTTGCCGTTGGGCAAATACACCGACACCGTCCCGTACGAAATGAAGTAGACGTGCTCGTTGAGAGCGTCAGGTTTGATGATGTGGTCGTTCGGCAGAAAAATCTCGTGCTTGAGCATCGCCACCAAAGCGCCGATCACCTCTTTGGGCGCCCCCTGGAACAGCTTGACTTTGTTGATGAGATTCCTGCAGCTGTACAGCAGCACTTCGTAGCGGAGGTGCTCCGAGAGAGAGTTCAAGATGAGGTTCTCCATGAAAAACTGCTTCTGGAAGCGGTACTCGTAGTACATGAGGAGCCGCTTTCTCAGCACTTGGGGCAGCTTCTTCGTCACCATGTACTCGTTGAGCTGGTAGATGAGCTCCTCGTATTTGGTTTCGGAGACGTTGATGGTGCCGAAGAGTTGGAGGATGATGGCGATGATGTAGATGTGCGAGGTGACCCCCGACATCAGGATCAACGAGAGGATGAGCTGTTCGATGGGGTTGTTGGTGCGGATGTTGCCTTTGCCGGCGCCGAAGAAGTGGCAGACGGTGCAGAGCAGGCACTCGATGTAGATGTTGTCGAGGGTGCGGCGGTTGTTGCCGAGACCCTGCCGGAGGACCCAAGAGTGGGAGAAGGGGTAGCCGAGGTAGTAACTGATGGCCGGGACCAAGTACAACATGCACGTCCACCAGTGGATGATGATCAGCATGACCAGGGCTATGGTGGTGCACTTGGCGATGGACTCGCGAACCCTGAAGAAGCTGAGCATGTTGCTGAAGAACATCGACATGGAGTAGAGTCGGACGAAGCGGAGACAGTACAGCTGCGGGATCGAGATCCAGATGTGGAAGTTGTCGGAGATGGAGAACAAGTCTTTGATGACCGGGACGTCGGAGATTTGGTAGAAGAGGCTGTAGGCGACCGGGACGAAGTCATAGAAGAA GCTCCCGTGATCCTCGCCCTTTTGGGTGTCTGGTACCACAACTTCTACGGCGCCGAGACCCACGCCCTGCTGCCCTACGACCAGTACCTGCACCGCTTCGCCGCCTACTTCCAGCAGGGCGACATGGAGAGCAACGGCAAGTACGTCACGCGCAGCGGGGCCAGG GTGAACTACACCACCGGCCCCATCGTGTGGGGCGAGCCCGGGACCAACGGCCAGCACGCCTTCTACCAGCTGATCCACCAAGGGACCAGAGTCATCCCCGCCGATTTCATAGCCCCGGCCCAGTCCCTCAACCCCATCAATAACGGACTGCACCATAAAATACTGCTGTCCAATTTCTTGGCCCAGACCGAGGCGCTCATGGCCGGCAAGAGCGTCGACCAAGCCAGGCAGGAACTGCAAAAGCAGGGTTTGCAAGGGGAGGCGCTCGAGAAGATCCTGCCCCACAAGGTCTTCGAGGGGAACAGGCCCACCAACAGCATCGTCGTCAAGAGGATTACGCCGTTCACTTTGGGGGTTCTGATAG CGCTCTACGAACACAAAATCTTCACGCAAGGTGTCATCTGGAACATCAACTCGTTCGACCAGTGGGGAGTGGAGCTGGGGAAACAGTTGGCGAAGGCGATCGAGCCGGAGTTGCAAGACAACAAACCGGTCTCATCCCATGACTCCTCGACCAACGGTCTCATCAACTTCATCAAGGCCAACCAATAA
- the Prosbeta5 gene encoding proteasome subunit beta type-5, translated as MALAELCGMSDFDTFNREDHIHNEIVKMSNNFTLNTHLSVPPFANPAENLGHFSKDESGRDIKIKFDHGTTTLGFMYEGGVVLAVDSRATGGQFIGSQTMKKIVEINDFLLGTLAGGAADCVYWDRVLAKQCRMYELRNRERISVAAASKLMANMVYNYKGMGLSMGMMLAGWDKRGPQLYYVDSEGTRTPGKVFSVGSGSIYAFGVLDSGYKWDLKDEEAYDLGRRAIYHATHRDAYSGGIVRVYHMKSTGWVHIDNNDCMDLHYKYQEEKLKEINKV; from the exons ATGGCTCTGGCAGAATTATGTGGAATGTCTGATTTCGACACTTTTAACCGAGAAGACCACATTCACAATGAAATTGTTAAAATGAGCAACAATTTCACGTTGAATACCCATCTGAGTGTACCCCCGTTCGCCAAC CCGGCCGAAAACCTGGGCCACTTCTCCAAAGACGAGTCAGGCCGCgacataaaaatcaaatttgatCACGGTACTACCACTCTAGGATTCATGTATGAAGGAGGTGTAGTTCTGGCGGTGGACTCGCGAGCCACCGGTGGACAATTTATCGGGTCCCAAACCATGAAGAAAATTGTGGAAATCAACGATTTTCTGTTGG GTACTCTGGCTGGTGGCGCTGCTGATTGCGTCTACTGGGATCGCGTCCTGGCTAAGCAGTGTCGCATGTACGAGTTGCGCAACAGGGAGCGCATTTCAGTAGCTGCAGCATCTAAATTGATGGCCAACATGGTGTACAACTACAAAGGAATGGGACTGTCCATGGGAATGATGCTGGCAGGGTGGGACAAACGCGGGCCCCAGTTGTACTATGTAGATTCAGAAGGGACGCGCACTCCTGGAAAAGTCTTCAGTGTGGGTTCTGGCTCCATCTATGCATTTGGTGTTTTGGATTCTGGATACAAGTGGGATTTGAAGGATGAGGAAGCGTATGACTTGGGTCGCCGCGCCATCTATCACGCCACACACAGAGACGCTTACTCAGGAGGTATTGTCAGGGTGTACCACATGAAGTCCACAGGCTGGGTCCACATTGACAACAACGACTgcatggatttgcattacaaGTATCAAGAAGAGAAATTGAAAGAAATCAATAAAGTTTAG
- the Pdrg1 gene encoding p53 and DNA damage-regulated protein 1 has translation MSALEDVQNQKSFQYLFEVETVAQDILTDKDTKLDLSNARNKFREALRALEGSEDRRTWMQMGSVYIERPTRECKDILKNELANADKDIQELDKSIKNKLHKLRDLEHEPRLEGFTLKPISAAEAKTLHKAFGLL, from the exons ATGTCGGCGCTGGAAGATGTACAGAATCAAAAATCGTTCCAATATTTGTTCGAGGTCGAAACTGTGGCGCAAGACATTTTGACCGACAAAGACACCAAACTAGATTTGTCCAACGCTCGAAATAAATTCAGGGAAGCTTTAAGAGCCTTGGAGGGAAGCGAAGATCGGAGAACTTGGATGCAAATGGGGTCCGTGTACATAGAGCGCCCCACTCGAGAATGCAAAGACATTTTAAAGAATG AACTTGCGAACGCCGATAAAGATATCCAGGAATTAGATaaaagtattaaaaataagCTACATAAGTTGAGGGATTTGGAACATGAACCTAGATTAGAAGGATTCACTTTGAAGCCAATTTCTGCAGCTGAGGCCAAAACACTGCATAAAGCGTTTGGGTTGCTGTAA